The nucleotide sequence GGCGGTGCAGCAGGGCTTCGGCTCCTCCGAGCCCTTCGGCCTGACCAAGCTCGGCGCTGCCTATAATTTCTACACCTTCTCAGACGAGGGCTATCCGCCCTACGGATCTACCGTAACGACACGCCGCGATGTGCTTGAAGAGCGGGCGGACGTGCTGGAACGCTTCCTCAAGGCCAGCATGGAAGGGTGGAAGAGCTACCTTGCCGATCCCGCGCCGGGCAATGCGCTGATCAAGGAGGCGAATCCTAAGATGTCCGACGAGCAGCTCGTCTTCGCCCATCACCACCTCGTCGAGACCGGGGCGGTGACCGGCGGCGAGGCGGCGGAGAAGGGCATCGGCACGATTTCGGCCGAGCGCTGGCAGGCGACGTACGACTACATGGTGCACGCCGGGCTGATCCCCGTCGAGACAGACTGGCAGGCGGCCTTCACCACCCAGCTCATCGACGCCATCCACGTCATGCCCGGCGACGCTGCGCAGTGAGACAGACCGAGGCGATCCGTCTCCCGGAAAGGAAAAGTCCCGCCATGCAGGCCGCCCCGAAACCCCTTAACGATCTGCCCCGGGCCGTCCCGGCCCGGCCGGAGCCGGTGCTCGAGCTGCTCTCGGCCGAAAAGAGCTTTGCCACCGGCCGGCAGGGCGCCCGGCAGGTGCTGGCCCCGGTCGATCTGACCATCGCGCGCGGCGAGCTCGTGACACTCATCGGCCCCTCGGGCTGCGGCAAGTCCACGCTGCTGAACCTGATGGCCGGGCTGCTCGAACCGTCAGACGGAAGGGTGCTCTGGTGGCGCGGGCCGAAGGCGCGCACCGGCGCCGAGGGCAAACGCATGTCCGTGGTTTTCCAGGATGCCACGCTGATGCCATGGGCGCGGGTTCAGAAGAACGTGCGCCTGCCGCTCGATCTGGCCGGCGTGCCGAAGGCCGAGGGTGATGCCCGCGCCAGCGCCGCGCTCGAGCAGGTCGGGCTGGCGGGGACCGAGCGGCTCTACCCGCGGCAGATGTCGGGGGGCATGCGGATGCGCGCCTCGATCGCCCGCGCGCTGGTGAGTGCACCGGACCTGCTGCTGATGGACGAGCCCTTCGGGGCGCTCGATGAATTCACCCGCAACAAGCTCGACGACGATCTGTTGCGGCTGCGGCAGGAGCGCGATCTGACGCTCGTCTTCGTCACCCACTCGATCTACGAGGCGGTCTTCCTGTCGTCCCGCGTCATTGTCATGGCCGCCCATCCCGGGCGCATCCACGCCGAGCTCAGCATCGACACGTCCTATCCGCGCGACGAGGCCTTCCGCGTCTCGCAGCAATTCACCGACTATTGCGCCGAACTTAGCCGCCTGCTGGGCGAGGCCTCGACGGAGTGCCCGCGATGACCCCGCTTCTGAACAACGAGATCTTCCAGCGAATTGCCGGGCCCCTCTTGGTCGGCGTGCTGCTGGTCTGCGGCTGGGAGGCATTTTGCGCTGCCAAGGACCTCCCGCCCTACATCTTCCCCGCGCCCTCGGACATCTGGCAGAGCTTCACTGCCCACGCAGGCTCGCTCTTTGCCGCGCTGGCCTCTACGCTGCGGGTGACGCTGATCGCATTTGTCGCGGCGACCATAGTCGGCATCGCGCTGGCCGTGCTCTTCACCTCGAGCCGGGTCCTTGAGATCTCGCTCTTTCCCTACGCCGTGCTCATGCAGGTGACGCCGATCGCGGCGATATCGCCGCTGATCATCATCTTGGTGAAGGAAACGCAGACCGCGCTGGTGCTCTGCGCCGCGCTGGTGGCGCTCTTTCCGATCATCTCGAACACCACGCTGGGGCTGCGCTCGGTCGACCGTGGGCTGGTAAATCTCTTCCGGGCCAATGGAGCGAGCCGTTGGCAGACGCTGGTGCGGCTGAAGATCCCCGCTGCCCTGCCGCACGTCTTCGGCGGGCTCCGCATCTCGATCGGCCTGGCGCTGATCGGCGCGGTAGTGGGCGAGTTCGTCGCTGGCACCGGCGGGCGTAGCGCGGGTCTGGCCTATCAGATCTTGCTGGCGGGCTTCGAGCTCGACATCCCGCTGATGTTCGCCGCGCTGATGATGATCACCTTCACTGGCGTGCTGCTCTTCATGCTGATGGTCGGCCTCTCGCGGCTCGTCCTCGGCGACTGGCACGAGAGCGAGACCGCTCCGGCGGGCTGATACTCTCCCCCTGACACCCCCTCACTCCAGGCACCAACCGGTCGTCCCCCGCGGCACCGGATCGGCCCCGGCTACCCCGAAAGGACCCTGCCATGAACCTCGACGCCTTCCGCAAGGAACTCTCCGCCATCCCGCAGACGGACGATCCGCTGACCGTCAAGCGCAAGAGCCGCGACATGACCTCGGCCTTCAGCCCGATCCTGCGCGAGGATCTCAAGGATCGTTTCGCCGACCTGGTGGTCACCCCGCAGTGCCGCGCTGACGTGATCGCCATCGCAGGGGCCGCCGCGCGCCACAAGGTGCCGCTGATGCCGCGTGGCGCTGGCACCTGCAACTGGGGCCAGGGCATTCCGCTCGCGGGCGGCGCGGTGGTGGACATGACCAAGCTGACCGGCGTGCTGGCCGAGACCGAGCGCACCGTGCGCGTGGCCCCCGGCACCCTCATGTCCGACATCGACCGGCATCTGCAGCCCGGCGGACACGAGCTGCGCATTCACCCTTCGACCCGCGCCACGGCCACCATCGGTGGCTTCATCGGCGGTGGCCACGTGGGCATCGGCTCGTGCAACTGGGGCATCCTACACGACATCGGCAACATCTCCCGCGTCGAGGTGATTTCGGTCGAGGAGACCCCGCGCGTGGTCGAGCTGAAGGGCTCGGACGTGAACCACGTGCACCACGCCTATGGCTCGAACGGGCTGATCACCGCCATCGAGATGCCGCTGGCCACCGCCTTCGGCTGGCGCGAGGCCATTGTCGATTTTGCCGATTTCATGCGCGCCGTCGAGTTTGCTTATTCGCTCAACGCCAGCGACGGCATCATTCCCAAGATGGTGGCGGTGAACGAATGGCGCTACGCCGAGCTTTTCACCCACACCGGGCTTGGCGGCATCCTGCGGGACCGGCGGCATACGGTTCACGTAATGATCGCCGACGTTTCGCTCGAGGCCTTCGAGGCGATGGTGGCCGACTATGGCGGCACCATCGTCTATGAGGGTGCCGAGGCACAGGGGCCCTTCGGGCGACCGCTCTACGAGTTCTCCTTCGGCCATGCCCGGCTGAATGCCAACAAGGTGGACCCAACGCTGGTCGCCAACATTGGCATTTTCCCGCACGACGACCTCTTCGGCTCGATCGAGCGCTGCCATGCCAAGTTCATGGACCTCGGCCCGCTGCGCTTCGACTTCAAGCGCATGGACGGGCGGCTTACGGCGCAGGGCTCACCGCTCTTCGCCTACCAAAGCGCGGCGCATATGGGCGAGGTGATCGAGGCAATGCAGGCCGAGGGCGTCGAGGCTGCGAACACCCACACCATGCACGTTAAGGAAAACGGCATGAAACCGGTTGGGGCGGCGGAATATGCCTTCAAACAGCAGATGGACCCGCACAACCTGATGAACCCAGGCAAGTTCGCCGCCGAGGCGGGCAGCGCGGGAGAGGGCGCGGCGCTGCCGACCTCGGGCTGGACCTACCGGAAGGCGTGAACGGAATGGCACTTCCGACCTCTCTGCCCCGGCGCGCGGCGCTGGGGCGGCTCTTCGCACCAACCCTGGCCGGCCCCTCCGGGCTGGTCGACCTCGTGCTCTCGGACGGCCGGATCGAGGCGATCCGCCCCGGCGGCTCGGTGCCCGGCGCGCTCGACCTCGGCGGGCGCATCGTGCTGCCGGGCTTCGTCGACATGCACACCCATCTCGACAAGGGTCACATCTGGCCGCGCGCCGCCAATGCCGACGGCAGCCACGCGACGGCGGCGCGGACCGTCGCGCGCGACCGCCAGCAGAACTGGTGCGCCAGGGACGTCGCGCGGCGCTTCGAGTTCGGCCTGCGCTGCGCGCTCGCCCATGGCACGGTCGCGATGCGCAGCCATCTCGACAGCTACGAGCACGAGCAGGCGGAAATCAGCTTCGAGGTCTTTGGCCAGTTGCGCGACGCCTGGCAGGGCCGCATCGCCCTGCAGCCCGTGGTGATGACCCGCATTGAGCGCTACGCGGGCGCGCAGGGAGAGCGGCTGGCGCAACTCGCGTCCCGCCACGGCGGGGCGCTGGGGGGCATCCTGAAGATCGAAGCCGGCTTCGTGCAGGGGACGCAGGCGGAGCCCTATCTCGACCGGCTCTTCACCCTGGCCGAGAAGCACGGGCTGGGTGTCGATCTGCATGTGGACGAGACCGGTGATCCCGGCTCGGCGCAGCTGCGGACGGTGGCCGAAGCGGTGCTGCGGACGGGTTTCGAAGGCCCTGTCGCCTGCGGCCATTGCTGCAGCCTCGCGGTGCAGCCCGGCGAGGAAGCCGAGGGTACCATCGCGCTGGTCGCCCGCGCCGGGATCACCGTGGTGAGCCTGCCGATGGTTAACCTCTACCTGCAGGACCGCGCGCCGGGCCGCACCCCGCGCTGGCGCGGCGTCACCCCGCTTCACGAGCTGCGCGCTGCCGGGGTGCGGGTGGTCTCCGCCAGCGACAATTGTCGCGACCCGTTCTTCGCCTTCGGCGATCACGACATGCTCGAGGTCTTCCGCGAGACCCTGCGCATCGGACATCTCGACACCGACTGGCGCGGCTGGCTGGGCATGGTCACTTCGGAGGCCGCGGGGGCCATGGGGCTGCCAGAGGCCGGAGAGATCCGCGCGGGCGGCGCGGCAAACCTCATCCTCTGCAACGCCCGCAGTCTCTCAGAACTGCTGGCACGGCCGCAATCCGATCGGCGGGTGATCCGCGCCGGGCAGGTGCTGGACGCCGCGCTGCCCGACTATTCCGATCTCGATCCGCTTTTCGAACCGCAGAAGGAGCCGCTTGCATGACCACGATGACCACGACCGGCACGATTGCCGTGACCTTCCTCGGGCCCGATGGGGTGGCACACCCGCTGCGCGTCCGGCCGGGCGGCTCGCTGATGGAGGCGGCGCGGGATGCCGGGATCGAGGGTATCGTCGCAGAATGCGGCGGCGCCTGTACCTGCGCGACCTGCCACGTGCATGTCGAGGACGCTTGGCGCGAACTGATCCCGGCGCCAGTAGGGCAGGAGATCGACATGCTCGACTTCACTGCCGAACCCGGACCGGGCTCGCGCCTGTCCTGTCAAATCCGCCTCTGTCCGGAGTTGGACGGACTCACCGTCCGCTTGCCCGTAAGCCAGTATTGAAAGGAGCCCAAATGTCCCTCACGCTCGAAAGCGCTCTCGCGCTTGCCCGCGCCGTTCTCGAGGAAGGGCAGCGGCGCGGCTGTGCGCCCCTCGCGGTGGTGGTTACCGATCCCGGAGGCCGCGACATCTGCGCGCTGCGCGGCGACGGGGCCGGGCACCTGCGCATCGTGATCGCCCGCGCCAAGGCTGGTGGTGCGCTCGGCATCGGTTTCAATACCCGCGACGTGCAGGTCCTCGCCGGGCGGATTCCTGACTTCGTCGCGGCGGCAAACGCGGCGACGGAGGGCGGACTCATTCCCTCGCCGGGCGGCGTGATCCTCTACCGCGGCGGCGAGCTGGCTGGCGCCATCGGTGTATCAGGTGACACTGGCGACAATGACGAGGCCTGTATCCTGGCAGTCCTCAAAGGGTCCGAGCTCCAGGCCGCCGCACCTTATTGGGACAACTAGCGCGCGCCGCCCGGGCGCGCATACACTTGCCTCAGCAGGCAACCGCTTGCATGCCCTGCCATTGCATAGTTCAGCGTTGTCCGCCCCTGAGCTTTCAAGTGCCCCATCGATCTGCCTCGCTATGCATATCCATTCGCGGAAACTAGTCCCAGTTTCTCGGACGGGTGCGGTCCAGCTCTTCGGTGATCGGGATGAATTCCTGCTCGTCTCCCGGCGGCAGGCGGAAGGGACCGTTCGCCCAGTCGGCGGCTTTCCAGTCCTCCTTGGCCTGTTCGATGCGGTCCTTTGACGACGAGACGAAGTTCCACCAGATGTAGCGCGGCCCATTCATCGTCGCGCCGCCGAGCGCCATGAGGCGGGCGCCCTGAGGACCGGCCTTGACCGAGATCCGGTCGCCGGGGCGGAACACCATCATCCGGCCGGCCTCGAAGATGTCGCCCGAGACCTCGATCGCACCTTCGGTGACATATATTCCGCGGTCCTCCTGATCCTCGGGCAAGGGGAACCCGGCCCCCGGCTGCAGCACGACGTCGAGGTAGAAGGTTTCGGACGGCATGGTCACCGGGCTTTTTTCGCCATAGGCGGCGCCGAGGATGAGCCGGGCTTCGCTGCCACCGTCTGAGATCACCGGGAGCGCCTCCTTGCCGTGGTGCTCGAAGCCGGGGTCGCTTTCCTCGAGGTGTTCGGGCAGGGCGATCCAGGTCTGGATGCCGAAAAGGCTGTGGCGGGTGCCGCGGGTCTTTTCGCTGGTGCGTTCCGAATGGGTCACGCCGCGGCCCGCGGTCATCCAGTTGACCTCGCCGGGGTAGATCATCTGGTGGCTGCCGATGCTGTCGCGGTGTTCGAACTCGCCCTGGTAGAGGTAGGTGACCGTGCCGAGCCCGATATGCGGGTGCGGGCGTACGTCGATGCCACCCTCGGTGATGAACTCGGCGGGGCCCATCTGGTCAAAGAAGATGAACGGTCCGACCATCTGCCGCTTCGGCGAGGGCAGGGCGCGGCGGACGTCGAAGCCGCCGATGTCGCGGGCGCGGGGGATGATCAACGTCTCGAGTGCGCCGCAGCCAAAGCTCGGGCATTCGGGGCTATGGGTGGGGTTCCAGCTCATTTCGGGTCTCCTCTGGGTCGGTCGGCGTTACCGCCTCTGTCCTGTGTATCCTCCTGGCACGGGCGATGCCTCGCCCGCATGACTTGCGCACAGCGGCGCTGTGTTCGGGGACGCGGCGACCGGCAGGGTCACCACTGGATGACGTCGGCGGTCTCGTCGCGGTGGCGCATCGCGTAGCCGCGCACGAAGGGGCAGAGCGGCACGATGCGCTGGCCCTTGCCGCGTGCGTCCTCGAGAAGGCGCAGCACCAGTGCCTTGGCGATCCCCATGCCACGCATGCTGTCGGGCACCGCGGTGTGGTCGGCGATGATGAGGGTCGGCGAGACCTTGGAGATGGTCAACTCGCCTTCGCCCGCGACACCCTCCACCGTGGCGACATAGCGCGCCTTGCTGTCGGTTTCGCTGTAACTGATGATCGGATCGGTCATTCTGATGTCTCCTGAATGGGTCTGCGCGATACGGTGGGAGAAGTCTCCGGCGCCCGGGGAGGGGGCGCCGGGGCGGGTCATGCGGTGAGCAGCTCGGCGAGGGCCGAGAGCTCGCCCTGCCGGACCTCGTGGCCGCCGTCGTGGATCTCGGTCCGGACGTCGGCGCCACTGTCGACCAGCCACGTCAGCAGCGCTTCGGTGAGCGGCCAGGGGCAGATCGGATCGCGGCGCCCGGCGGTGACCAGCACGGGCCGCCCGCCAAGATCGACCGGCGCGGGGTGCCACGGGATCAGCGGGTGCAGCAGGCCGATCCGCTCGAAGAGCTCGGGTTGCGACATCACCACCGAAGCGAGGATGTTGGCACCGTTGGAATAGCCGAAGCCATAGACCGGCGCGTCCGGGTTGGCGGCTTTGTGCGCGGCGATGAAGGCCGCCATCCGTTCGGTTCGCAGCGCGAGGTCGTCCATGTCATAGACGCCTTCGCCGGTGCGCCGGAAGAAGCGCGCGGCGCCGCCTTCCGAGACGTCTCCCCGGGGCGAGACGATGCCCGCGCCGGGGTGGATCTGCCGCACCAGCTCGAAGAACTGGTCCTCGTCTCCGCCGGTGCCATGAAACGCGAAGATCAGCGGAGCCCCCTGATCGGGGGCACGGGTGCGGGCATGGTAGCTCAGGGTCTGGGTCATGACGATCAGGCTCCGATTGTGGGCAGAAGCTCTTCGATCTGGCCGCGGTACGGCTCGTATCGGGTCGGCAGCTTCAGCGCCTGCCCGAGGTTCGCGGTGTCCTCGTCCCGGTCAAATCCGGGCTCGTTGGTGGCGATCTCGAACAGCACGCCGCCGGGGGTGCGGAAGTAGATCGCCCAGAAGTAGTCGCGGTCGATCACCGGGGTGACCTGATAGCCGGTGTCGAGCAGCGCCTCGCGCACCCGCAGCTGTGCCGCGCGGTCCTCGACCGCAAAGGCGATGTGATGCACCGATCCCGCGCCCTGCGCGGCGGTCTGACCGCCGGGCACGGCCTCGAGGTCGATGGTGTCGGCGGCATTGCCGCCCTCGATGCGGTAGCGCGTAACGGCACCGTCGGTCTCGTCCTTCTGGTAGCCCATGAAGGTCAGCAGCTCGGCGGTCGCGGCACTGTCGCGCAGCCGCATCCGGGCGCCGTGGAAGCCGAGGATGCCGGCCTCGTCGGGCACGCCGGCGCCGGTCCAGGCGGTGCGGCCGCGATCAGGGCTTTCCACCAGCGCGAAGCCGTCGCCATCGGGGCCGGCAAACTCCAGCCGTGTCTCGCCGAGGAAGCTGCTTTCAGTCAGCCCGGTTGCGCCCTTGGCGGCGAGCCGGTCCTTCCAGTAGCCAAGCGCGCCCTCGGGCACGGCGAACTCGGTCACGCCGACCTCGCCGGTGCCGCGGCGGCCACGGGGCATCTGGCCGAAGGGGAAATAGGTCATCACCGAGCCGGGGGTGCCGATCTCGTCGCCATAGTAGAGGTGGTAGACCTCGGGCGCGTCGAAGTTGACGGTCTTCTTGACCCGGCGCAGGCCGAGCGTGTCGGTGAAGAAGCGGTTGTTCTCGGCCGCGTCCGCCGCCATCGAGGTGACGTGGTGCAGCCCTTTGATGTCCGTGATCATCTCGATCTCCATCAGCGGGGTGTCTGTTGCATCCAAGATAGGGGCTACGATAATTTTCAAGAATAGAAACTAACTGGCATTTACTATTGCGATGGACCGCAACAATCTGGCGCGATGCAGACCATCAAGCCGATCCGCGTGTTTCTTGAAGTCGTCGAGCAGGGCAGTTTTGCCGGGGCCGCCCGCAGCCTGCGGATGACCCCGGCGTCGATCACCAGGATCATCGCCCAACTCGAGGAGGACCTCGGCCAGCAATTGCTGCTTCGCACGACCCGGCAGGTTTCGCTCACCGGGGCAGGGGCGATGGTCGCGGCGCGCTATCGCCCGGTGCTCGAAGAGTTCGACAGGGTGACCGAGGAGGTCACGCGCATCACGACGCCCGACCGGGGGCGGCTGGCGATCAACGCGCCCATGTCATTCGGCATGCGGCTGATGCCGGGTCTGGTGGCGAGCTTCCGGCTGGCCTATCCGCATATCGCGCTCGATGTGCAGCTGACCGATGTGCTGGTCGACATCCTTGACGCCAACTGCGATCTCGCGATCCGCATCTCGGACCCGCCGGCGGACAAGTCGACGATCTGGCGTCGGATCTGTCACGTGCCACGGCAGGTGGTCGCATCGCCCGCGCTCTTCGATCGCATCCCGCGCCCTTCGTTCCCCGACGACCTGCTGCCCGAGCATTGCCTGTCCTACGGCCATGGGGGCGCCGCCGAAATCTGGGTCTTCACCCGCGGCGGCCAGCGTCGGACGCTGCGCGCCGGGACGGATGTGATGTCGAACAACGGCGAGTTCCTCTATGAAATGGCGCTGTCGGGAAACGGCATGGTCAATCTGCCGGATTTTCTGGTGCGGGAGGGGCTGGCCTCGGGCGCTCTCGAAGTGGTGCTGCCGGAGTGGCAGATCCCTCCGCTCAACCTCATGCTCTATTATCCGCCCTACGAGAAACTGCCACCGCTGGTCGGGACCTTCACCGACTTCTTCGAGGCCTACATCCGCGACATCGACAGTTTCGATTTTTGATCCCGTGCCCGGTTCAGTTCCAATTGGAAATCAGAAAACTCCAAAAGGGTTGGGCTACGTCGATCACTTCGACTTTCCGGCAGAACAGCTAACGGGGCAGCGCTGTGTGCGCACATATCCGGCAGTGCAGGTGCTGTTGCCCTTGCGGCCCGCTCGAGCCTTGGCTTCGACGAGGGCGACACCACGTTTGGTCCATTTTTTGGAACCGGAAAAGCGACTGTCTTGTGCGGAGCAGGTAAGTGCCAGAAGGAGAAAGCACCGGATGCTTCCCATGCTCATGGCAAAACGAACTTCGTTTCGTGCTCGTGTTTCGAATTGTTCCGGCGGGCAACCGCCCAAATGCCCTATAAATCATAATTTCCCTTACACGCGAAAGAGCAATGTAGCGGGCACATTCTAAAATGGGTTGCGACAAATCCCCTATCTTGCTGGAAAGCAAGGAGAACGGACGATGGCGCACAAAGAGTTGGACCTGCGTGAGCGGCGCAGGATCGAAGACCTGCTAAACGCAAAGCTGCCGGTCAGCACGATTGCCGCAGAGATCGGTCGGCATCGTTCGACGGTCTACCGCGAGATCAAGCGTAATGCCTTTGCTGCAGACACTGACGAGGTCGCCTACCTCGATGGCTACTACGGCATGGTCGCGCAGCGCAAAGCCTCCGACCGCCGGGCCCGGAGGCGCAAGCTGATCCGGCTTGTGGATTTGCGCGAAGCCGTTGTCGACCGTCTCAAGGCTGGCTGGTCACCTGAGCAGATCGCGGGCCGGATGCGCTTCGAAGGTCTGCCCGTGACCGTCAGCCACGAGACCATCTACGCCCATGTCTATGGCCCCGAGGGTCGTGCCGAAGAGCTGGCGCGACACCTGCCCAACCGGCGCAAGAAACGCAGGCCCCGGTATGCGCGGCGGTCCCGCAGCCAGGTCTTTCCGCCTGAACGGTCGATCCATCAGCGGCCAGAGTACGTCAAGACGCGGGAAACATTCGGAGAATGGGAAGGCGATCTGATGATCTTCGAGCGGGCGCAAGGCTCGATGAACGTCGCAACGCTGGTCGAGAGAAAGACCCGCTTCGCGGTCCTGTTCCGCAACAACGATCGCAGCTCCACGCACTTCATGAACAGCTTGATGAACGTGATGACGCCACTGCCCCAGCCGGCACGCAAGTCGATCACCTTTGACCGTGGGTTCGAGTTTCGCGACTGGCGAAAGCTCGAGGCCGGCATCGGGACAACCGCCTGGTTCTGCGACCCGCAGGCACCCTGGCAGAAAGGCTCGGTGGAAAACCTGAACGGGCGGGCCCGCCGCGTCCTGCCCCGCGATACGCCTCTCGCATCGCTTTCGGGACCCCAGATGAAGGAGATCAGCGAGAGGCTGAATGCGACACCGCGAAAGTGCCTCGGATGGCGCACGCCAACGGAAGCCTTCAGAGAAGAAATGGTGAAACTGAGATAGCGGACCCTGTCGCAACCACCCTTGAGCTCACACGGGTGGATTCACAAACGAAGTGCAAATTCTGTATCAAAACAGAAGTTTGCATGGAGGATGTGGAATGGGTCGTTGTTACCTTCAGCTGAGTTTCGAGGAACGGATCAAGATTGCCAAGTGGCGTGAGGCCAAGATGCCGATCCCAGAGATCGCGGATCGCCTGAGCCGCGCCCCCTCGACCATCTACCGCGATCTGAAGCGCAATCACTTCGACGGCGGCGACCTGCCCGAGCTCGCGGGATACTACGCGCTGAATGCCCAGACCATGAGCGAGAAGCGCCGCGCCCTTCACCGCAAGATGGTTCAGCACCCTCAGCTCAAAGCTGCCGTCGAGCATGGGCTCAAGGCTGGCTGGTCGCCGGAGCAGATCGCCGGCCGGATGCGTCTCGAGCAGCATGGGGTCCGTGTGAGCCACGAGACGATCTATCGCTACGCCTACTCGAAGGACGGTCGCGCCGAGCAGTTCTACCGACATCTCCCCGAGCATCGCAGACGCCGCAGACCGCGTGGATACCGCCGGTACCAGCGCAGCCACATCTCTGATGCGCAAAGCCTTTCAAACAGGCCGGATTGCGTCGCCGAGCGCGTTGAGTTTGGGCACTGGGAATGTGACCTGGTGATGTTCCGCAAGGAGCACGGCAAGATCAACGTGACCTCCCTGGTGGAGCGTGTCAGCCGCTATACCGTCGTGCTGCGCAACGAGGACCGACGATCGAAGCCTATCATGGAATCCCTCATCCAGGGGCTCTCCGCCCTGCCCGCGGATGCGCGGCAATCCATCACTTTCGACCGCGGAACCGAGTTCTCGGCATGGCAGCGGCTCAAGGATGGGATCGGCGCGGACAGTTGGTTTTGCGACCCGCAGGCGCCCTGGCAGAAAGGCACCGTCGAGAACACCAACAACCGTCTTCGCAAGTTCCTGCCCCGCTCGACCGAGCCGACGGCCCTGACAAATCGATATTTGAGGTCGATTTGCCAGCGCCTCAACGCGACGCCCCGCAAATGCCTGGTACGCCTCCGGCGAGGGCCGTCTGACGGGGCTTTGGAAGTGATGCTAAGTCCGACCTTATGGTCGACCTAAAGTTCACTCCCGAGATCGAGATCCTGGCAGCCGGGGATGTTCCGCGCCGGCGACACTGGAACGATGCGGATAAGCTCCATGTCGTGAAGGAAAGCTATCTGGGACACCGCCAGGTCACAGCGACGGCGCGGCGGCATGGGATCTCGCGGTCCCTTCTGACGACTTGGCGGCGTCAATATCGGAACGGTGAGTTGATCCGAGAGGAGGTTCCGGCATTTTTGCCGCTTACTCTCGCCCCCGAGGCCTCCGATCCGTCGCCACGTGCTGCCGCCAAGAATGTCCAGATGGAGATCGTGCTCAGGAACGGGCGGCGTTTGCTTGTGTCCTCGGCCGTTGATCCCGATGCCCTGGCCCGCCTCTTGCCCGTGCTGGAAGGACGATGATCGCGTTCCCGGCGGGGGTGCGCGTCTGGATCGCAGGTGGGGTGACCGACATGCGGCGCGGCATGAACACCTTGGCTCTGACGGTTCAGCAGGGGCTTGGGCGCGATCCGCATGCGGGCGAGCTCTTCTGCTTCCGCGGCCGCAAAGGCGACCTGGTCAAATTGCTCTGGCACGATGGTGTCGGCATGTCGCTCTACA is from Salipiger sp. H15 and encodes:
- a CDS encoding VOC family protein, producing the protein MITDIKGLHHVTSMAADAAENNRFFTDTLGLRRVKKTVNFDAPEVYHLYYGDEIGTPGSVMTYFPFGQMPRGRRGTGEVGVTEFAVPEGALGYWKDRLAAKGATGLTESSFLGETRLEFAGPDGDGFALVESPDRGRTAWTGAGVPDEAGILGFHGARMRLRDSAATAELLTFMGYQKDETDGAVTRYRIEGGNAADTIDLEAVPGGQTAAQGAGSVHHIAFAVEDRAAQLRVREALLDTGYQVTPVIDRDYFWAIYFRTPGGVLFEIATNEPGFDRDEDTANLGQALKLPTRYEPYRGQIEELLPTIGA
- a CDS encoding transposase, which gives rise to MVDLKFTPEIEILAAGDVPRRRHWNDADKLHVVKESYLGHRQVTATARRHGISRSLLTTWRRQYRNGELIREEVPAFLPLTLAPEASDPSPRAAAKNVQMEIVLRNGRRLLVSSAVDPDALARLLPVLEGR
- a CDS encoding IS30 family transposase — protein: MGRCYLQLSFEERIKIAKWREAKMPIPEIADRLSRAPSTIYRDLKRNHFDGGDLPELAGYYALNAQTMSEKRRALHRKMVQHPQLKAAVEHGLKAGWSPEQIAGRMRLEQHGVRVSHETIYRYAYSKDGRAEQFYRHLPEHRRRRRPRGYRRYQRSHISDAQSLSNRPDCVAERVEFGHWECDLVMFRKEHGKINVTSLVERVSRYTVVLRNEDRRSKPIMESLIQGLSALPADARQSITFDRGTEFSAWQRLKDGIGADSWFCDPQAPWQKGTVENTNNRLRKFLPRSTEPTALTNRYLRSICQRLNATPRKCLVRLRRGPSDGALEVMLSPTLWST
- the tnpB gene encoding IS66 family insertion sequence element accessory protein TnpB (TnpB, as the term is used for proteins encoded by IS66 family insertion elements, is considered an accessory protein, since TnpC, encoded by a neighboring gene, is a DDE family transposase.), producing the protein MIAFPAGVRVWIAGGVTDMRRGMNTLALTVQQGLGRDPHAGELFCFRGRKGDLVKLLWHDGVGMSLYTKRLEAGKFIWPSSGSGEAVQISAAQLGYLLEGIDWRNPRWTQRPTKAG
- a CDS encoding IS30 family transposase; amino-acid sequence: MAHKELDLRERRRIEDLLNAKLPVSTIAAEIGRHRSTVYREIKRNAFAADTDEVAYLDGYYGMVAQRKASDRRARRRKLIRLVDLREAVVDRLKAGWSPEQIAGRMRFEGLPVTVSHETIYAHVYGPEGRAEELARHLPNRRKKRRPRYARRSRSQVFPPERSIHQRPEYVKTRETFGEWEGDLMIFERAQGSMNVATLVERKTRFAVLFRNNDRSSTHFMNSLMNVMTPLPQPARKSITFDRGFEFRDWRKLEAGIGTTAWFCDPQAPWQKGSVENLNGRARRVLPRDTPLASLSGPQMKEISERLNATPRKCLGWRTPTEAFREEMVKLR
- a CDS encoding LysR family transcriptional regulator → MQTIKPIRVFLEVVEQGSFAGAARSLRMTPASITRIIAQLEEDLGQQLLLRTTRQVSLTGAGAMVAARYRPVLEEFDRVTEEVTRITTPDRGRLAINAPMSFGMRLMPGLVASFRLAYPHIALDVQLTDVLVDILDANCDLAIRISDPPADKSTIWRRICHVPRQVVASPALFDRIPRPSFPDDLLPEHCLSYGHGGAAEIWVFTRGGQRRTLRAGTDVMSNNGEFLYEMALSGNGMVNLPDFLVREGLASGALEVVLPEWQIPPLNLMLYYPPYEKLPPLVGTFTDFFEAYIRDIDSFDF